The following nucleotide sequence is from Pseudomonas sp. RC10.
CGGCCATGTTCAGCCCCAGCTGTTTGACGGCTGGCATGTTCTGCACATCCAGATTGGGGTAGGGACGGCTGGTGGCTTCATGCACGTGCACGGTCGCGACCTGGACCAAATCCACGTAATCGGCCTGTTCTGATATCCGGCCGAAATTCTGGAACTGTCGCGGCACGATGGCCAACGCCTCTGGAAAATCCCATGACCGCAGTAGTCGCTCGCCAATGATCGGGTGAATGCGTTCAATCACATGATTGAGGCTCACGGCGTCGGCCAGCAGTTCGAAGTTGTCTTCGGCATAAGTCAGGATCGGCAATACACCAATGAGGTGAATCAAGCCGGCGAGGGTGGCCTTGTCAGCCTTCAAATGACCTCGCTGATGGCTCAAGAGGTTGCTGACCCCGGCAACTTGCAGGCTCAGTTTCCAGATGTCACGCATTTTGGTTTCAACCACTTCGGACTTGGCGTGAAACATCTGCTCCACCACAAGGCCGATCGCCAGGTTGCAACTGTAGTTGACCCCCAGCCGGCGAACCGCAGTCAGCACGTCGCTGACCTCGAAGCTCGGGCGCAGCAATGGACTGTTGACGACTTTGATCAGGCGAGCGGAAAGGGCGGTATCGCTACCGATGACCTTGCTCAAGGCAATGATGCTGATTTCCGAATCTTCGGCAGCCAGACGAATCTTCAGCGCAACTTCAGGAAGCGTCGGCAGAAACAGGGCGTCCTTGTCGATCGCCCGGATCAGGTCCCTCTGCACCTCGTCAGCCATACTACTCATATTGGATCTCTGGATAAGGCATTCCGGTCAGCACCCCGTAAACGCGACGGCAAGGGGCAGACAACGACGGCTCAACGCTGTGTCTCCAGTTTGGCATCCAAAGTGTACGGGAGTTCGCCGAGTTGCAACGCAATACCGTCCGCTGTGCCGAGACGGATATTGCCGTCTTCCACGGCGTCCGCCTGCAAGACGGCCAGCAGCTCGATGCCCGAGGCTGATCGGGCCGCCATGACCACGTTACCGACTGCGCTGGCGTGAACCGGAGAAAACAGCGCAGCGCCTGGCTCAGGCACTTCGCTGCCGTCGAACGACAGGCGATATTGACGACGTTTGAGTTTGCCCAGGTACTGCATCCGCGCCACGATTTCCTGTCCGGTGTAGCAACCCTTCTTGAAGCTGACGCCACCCACGGCCTGCAGGTTGATCATCTGCGGGATGAATTCTTCCCGAGTCTGCGCGAACACTTGCCCGATACCGGCACGAATCTGACCCAGCAGCCAGTCATTGAGCGAACCTTCGGACAGTTGTTCCGCCAGACGACCGCGTACATCCGACGCCTGATCAGCCCGAACCCAGAGTTCGGCGCGGCCAAGGGAGACGCGAATAGCGATCAGGTCATTGGCCCGCGCTACCGAATCGGTCGCCTCAGGCAAATCCAGGCCCAGGCTGCCCAGCGCGTTGTCGGCATGGCTCAGGCCGAAACGAACCCAGGCGGCGCTTTCGTCATTTAACTTGGATTTGGAGAAAACGGCGTATTTTCTCAGGTCGAGCAGCTGCGGCTCGATCAGCTCGCTGGCCATGGCCAGCAGCACGCCATCACCCTCCAACAGAATGCGGAAGCTGGACTGCATACGCCCTTTTTGCGTGCAGCGGGCGCCCAGCGTGGCAGTCGCCTCGCTCTGATAGTCCATGTTGCAGGTCAATTGGCCCTGCAGGAATTTACTGGCGTCCACGCCGCGAACGGCCAGTACACCTTCGTGGGAGAGTGGGCAGAAAAAAGCTGAATCGGCCATGGTTCATCGCAGGGGTAAAAGTCTGGGGCACCATCATAGTGCCCTGTCTCGTTTATGGGTATATGCAATGCATTGCGACTAAACGCGGGTTCGCCGCTCGCGGGCTCCCCTGTATACTCGCCGCCAAATTCGAGGAGCGCCCCATGGTCGAAGAAATTGAACTCAACCGCCTCTTCTGGCATAGCCGCCGCGGCATGCTCGAACTGGATGTGCTGCTGGTGCCGTTTGTCAGAGAAGTCTATCCATCGCTCAACGACGTTGACCGTGCGCTCTATGTCCGTCTGCTGACGTGCGAGGACCAGGACATGTTCGTCTGGTTCATGCAGCGCGGGGAATCGGAAGATCCGGAGTTGCAGCGCATGGTTCGCATGATTCTGGACCGTGTCCAGCCGAAGTGATTGCTTCGAATGCCGTTGGCAGCGCTCCCGGGCCTTGCTGACGGCATACCTCGGCGCTCAGGCGCTCGCGTTGATCTGCCTCTTTTTCCTGAGTCTCCCCGTTTGGGCCATTTTGCTCGGCGCTTTGCTGTGCGTGCTTCATGGCTTTCATTGCGTGCCGACGTCGATTCTGTTGAGCGGTGCCCGAGCGTTCACCGGGCTGCGTCGGGACGATACCGGGTGGCATTTATGGAACGAACGGGCAGGGTGGCAGCCAGTTCAGTTGCGTCCGGACAGTCTCGCGTTACCTCACTTAATCGTGCTGAGGTTTCGCCTGCCGGGCGGTGGTTGGCTGAGTCGTTTGTGGGTCAGGAGCCTGTGCATTCCCAGCGACAGTCTGGCGCCGGACACCCACCGACGCCTTCGTTTGCGCTTGAAATTCAGTCGGCGAAGGTGGGTGGCACCAGAATAGTGTCCACGGCCTCGGGCAGCATGTCCGGGTAATCCAGCGTGTAATGCAGCCCCCGGCTTTCCTTGCGCGCCATGGCCGAGGCAATCATCAGTTCGGCGACTTGAGCCAGGTTGCGAAGCTCGATCAGGTCGCGACTGACTTTGTAATTGCTGTAGAACTCGTCGATTTCGTCCAACAGCAATCGCACCCGGTGCTGGGCGCGCTGTAAGCGCTTGTTGGTGCGCACGATACCGACGTAGTCCCACATGAAGCGGCGCAGCTCATCCCAGTTATGGGCGATGATCACGTCCTCGTCCGAGTCCGTCACCTGACTCGCGTCCCAGAACGGCAAGTCCGCTGGCTGCTTGATAGCCCCGAGCTGCGTGATGATGTCGTTAGCCGCCGAGCGGGCATAGACGAAGCATTCCAGCAGCGAATTGCTGGCCATTCGGTTGGCGCCGTGCAGACCGGTGAAGCTGGTTTCGCCTATGGCATATAAACCCGGCACGTCGGTGCGGCCGTGCTGGTCAACCACGACGCCGCCGCAGGTGTAATGGGCGGCCGGCACCACCGGAATGGGTTCGCGGGTGATGTCGATACCGAATTCCAGACACCGTTCATAAACAGTCGGGAAGTGGGATTTAATGAAATCTTCGGGTTTGTGGCTGATGTCGAGATAAACGCAGTCGACCCCCAGACGTTTCATTTCATGGTCAATCGCCCGTGCGACGATGTCTCGTGGGGCCAGCTCGGCGCGCTCGTCGAACCTCTGCATGAAGCGTTCGCCATTCGGCAACTTTAAATACGCCCCTTCGCCACGCAGGGCCTCGGTTACCAGAAAACTCTTGGCCTGCGGGTGATAAAGGCAGGTCGGGTGAAACTGATTGAATTCCAGATTGCCAACCCGGCAACCCGAACGCCACGCCATGGCTATGCCGTCACCGCAGGCCCCGTCAGGGTTGCTGGTGTAGAGATAAACCTTCGCCGCGCCGCCTGATGCCAGAATCGTGAAGCGCGCGCTGTGCGTATCGACTTCGCCAGTGGCGCGATCCAGCACGTAGGCGCCCAGGCAGCGATCACCGTCCTGCCCCAATCGACGCTCGGTGATCAAGTCGACGGCGACCCGCTGGTCCAGCAATTCAATGTTCGGGCGCGCCTGTGCTTGTGCCAGGAGGGTACGAAAAATAGCAGCGCCGGTCGCGTCAGCGGCGTGGATGATGCGGCGATGGCTGTGGCCGCCTTCCCGGGTCAGGTGAAATTCGAAACCGCCATCCACGACGGCCGACTGATCGTCGCGGGTGAAGGGCACGCCCATGTCGATCAGCCATTGAATGGCCTCACGGCTGTGTTCAACGGTGAATCGCACCGCTTCCTCTTTACACAGGCCGCCACCGGCATTGAGGGTGTCTTCAACGTGGGATTGAACGGTGTCAGTGTTGTCCAGCACCGCCGCCACGCCGCCCTGCGCCCAGAAGGTCGAGCCATTGGCCAGATTGCCTTTGCTCAAGACCGCGATGCGCAAATGATCGGGCAGGGTCAGCGCCAGGCTCAATCCGGCGGCACCGCTGCCGATCACCAAAACGTCGTGCTGAAAGTGTCGGCTCATTTCTTCTTATCTCGGCTTCTATATGGCCACTAGTATGTAAGGAGTGGTAACGGCACAATGGCTGGGATTTTATGGCAATTGTGAATCACAGCGGGGGCGGATTGTGCGCTACTCCGCAGCATCGTGCATACCGTTTGGAGGGCGAATTCAATGTCAGCATTGCGTTCGAATTGGATCCTACAAACTCGCGGTGCGTGTCTTACAGCCCTCAACGAAATATGGGAACTTTTCATGAAGCCCCACGTTCAATAGAGGGTTGCCGATAAAGGGACAGCGTCGGCGCAGCGCAAAGAGGGTTCATCCCTCCGCGCAAGCGCTTTCGACGAAAAGATTATTCACGCAGCCGACCTGGTTCGAGCTGCGTTTTTCGTGCGGGCTACCGACGCTCGCCGGAAACTTGCTTGAAGGGGGGAGAACTTTTGCGAAAAGCCCGAGTCTATGTTTGCAAGCCTGTGAAGCAGCCTCTGCGACACTCCTTTGAGCTTTATGAGGAGTGTTCATGCTAACCCAGGAAGAGGATCAGCAACTGGTCGAACGCGTACAGCGCGGCGACAAGCGAGCCTTTGATCTGCTAGTGGTGAAATATCAGCACAAGATTCTTGGGTTGATCGT
It contains:
- a CDS encoding HDOD domain-containing protein; amino-acid sequence: MSSMADEVQRDLIRAIDKDALFLPTLPEVALKIRLAAEDSEISIIALSKVIGSDTALSARLIKVVNSPLLRPSFEVSDVLTAVRRLGVNYSCNLAIGLVVEQMFHAKSEVVETKMRDIWKLSLQVAGVSNLLSHQRGHLKADKATLAGLIHLIGVLPILTYAEDNFELLADAVSLNHVIERIHPIIGERLLRSWDFPEALAIVPRQFQNFGRISEQADYVDLVQVATVHVHEATSRPYPNLDVQNMPAVKQLGLNMADGGLIGQMNDAMTLLY
- a CDS encoding folate-binding protein, yielding MADSAFFCPLSHEGVLAVRGVDASKFLQGQLTCNMDYQSEATATLGARCTQKGRMQSSFRILLEGDGVLLAMASELIEPQLLDLRKYAVFSKSKLNDESAAWVRFGLSHADNALGSLGLDLPEATDSVARANDLIAIRVSLGRAELWVRADQASDVRGRLAEQLSEGSLNDWLLGQIRAGIGQVFAQTREEFIPQMINLQAVGGVSFKKGCYTGQEIVARMQYLGKLKRRQYRLSFDGSEVPEPGAALFSPVHASAVGNVVMAARSASGIELLAVLQADAVEDGNIRLGTADGIALQLGELPYTLDAKLETQR
- a CDS encoding succinate dehydrogenase assembly factor 2, whose amino-acid sequence is MVEEIELNRLFWHSRRGMLELDVLLVPFVREVYPSLNDVDRALYVRLLTCEDQDMFVWFMQRGESEDPELQRMVRMILDRVQPK
- a CDS encoding protein YgfX codes for the protein MSSRSDCFECRWQRSRALLTAYLGAQALALICLFFLSLPVWAILLGALLCVLHGFHCVPTSILLSGARAFTGLRRDDTGWHLWNERAGWQPVQLRPDSLALPHLIVLRFRLPGGGWLSRLWVRSLCIPSDSLAPDTHRRLRLRLKFSRRRWVAPE
- the nadB gene encoding L-aspartate oxidase; the encoded protein is MSRHFQHDVLVIGSGAAGLSLALTLPDHLRIAVLSKGNLANGSTFWAQGGVAAVLDNTDTVQSHVEDTLNAGGGLCKEEAVRFTVEHSREAIQWLIDMGVPFTRDDQSAVVDGGFEFHLTREGGHSHRRIIHAADATGAAIFRTLLAQAQARPNIELLDQRVAVDLITERRLGQDGDRCLGAYVLDRATGEVDTHSARFTILASGGAAKVYLYTSNPDGACGDGIAMAWRSGCRVGNLEFNQFHPTCLYHPQAKSFLVTEALRGEGAYLKLPNGERFMQRFDERAELAPRDIVARAIDHEMKRLGVDCVYLDISHKPEDFIKSHFPTVYERCLEFGIDITREPIPVVPAAHYTCGGVVVDQHGRTDVPGLYAIGETSFTGLHGANRMASNSLLECFVYARSAANDIITQLGAIKQPADLPFWDASQVTDSDEDVIIAHNWDELRRFMWDYVGIVRTNKRLQRAQHRVRLLLDEIDEFYSNYKVSRDLIELRNLAQVAELMIASAMARKESRGLHYTLDYPDMLPEAVDTILVPPTFAD